The Alicyclobacillus macrosporangiidus CPP55 genome segment ATGCCGAAGAAGCCGAGCACCAGCGGCGGCACGTTGCCAAAGCGCGCGACGAGCGTGGCGTCGCCGATGACGCCGATCGCGGTGAGGACGAGGACGGTGCACGCTGCTGGCACCCAGGACGGGTACAGATCCGGCCACAGGGCAGACGCGACCGACAGCACCAGAGCGTAGAAGACCAGCTTGGCCGCCGCGTTCCACAGAGAGACCCGGATGAGGCGGGGCCAAGAGAGGCGGGCAGGGTGATGGACCGGCATGGTGCACACTCCCGTCGCGAGAAGACGTGGTCCGCCGGTCCGCAAGCACCCCGGCGGATGGTTGCGCCCGACGGTTTCACTGAAAAAGTGTGGTCCTCCGCCATGGACGTTATGCCAGGCGGGAGACGCCGATTCTGCGAGCGTGCCGGCAACTTCCAGTTCCGCGGCGCATGCGGGGACGGATGGTTGGTGACGATGACAATCGTTTAAACCCTACGAGACGAGGAGGCGTGCACAAATGCCTTTGATGACCCACGAGGCGTGTGAGCTGAATGAACTGCTGATGAGCTGCGTCAACTCCATCAACTGCATGGGGTTGTTTCTGAGCCAGGTCAAGTGCCAGGAGCTGAAAGGCATCCTGCAGAAGCACATGGCCGCGCACATTCAGGATTACAACATGAAAGTCGAGTGGGCGACCAGACAGACGAGCCAGCAGAAGCTGGCGGTGCCCCCCATGCCGCCGGCGACGGCGGGGGGCGCCCATCACTTGGCGCAGCCGGTGACGCCGAATCCGCAGATGACGGCGCTGGATGACCGCTCGATTGCGACGTCGTACCTGTTGACGCTCAAGCGCGCGGGCCGCGATTACGCCTGGGCGGCGATGGAGTGCACGGACCCGCAGCTGCGCACCTTCTTGGAGGACGCATTCAGGATGTGCTGCCGGCACGCGTTCGAGGTATCGCAATACATGATCAAGAAAGGTTACTACCCGACGGAACAGGCTTCGGCGACATACATGCAGCGCATCGGCCAGGCGTATGCGCCGGTCCGCGAACTGACGGGGGTGCACTGAGACCCGGCGACTCCGCATCGGCCTGCGGTGGCAACGCGGTCCCCTGGCGGCAGTGCGGGGGACCGCGCCGTGTTTTTGCGGCATCAGTGGGGAGCGTGTGCGGGTGACTCCGGGATGTGGGCACCTGCGGGGGAGACAGCCCAAGGGAAAGGTTTGGCCCGTGCGGAAAAGCTTGTGCGCGGGATTCAGGGTTGTTTGCATGCGATCGCGATCGAATTATGTTAACAGGCAAAAATTGACCTGGATGAACTTTGACACCCACACGGGGGCGGAGTTACTTTCAATACGTAAGTGAATCACAAAACTTCCGGAGGTGTCGCGAGATGAAATGGCGGAACGGGTTGAATGCCATCATCGGTGTCTGGTTCATCATTGCGCCGTGGGTGCTCGGTTTCGCTGACGTCAGCGGCGCCGTATGGACGAGTGTGGTGTTCGGTGCCATCCAGGTGATTGCCTCCGTGTGGGCGGCCTACGTCAATCGGCCGAACTGGCGCGTCTGGCAGAACTGGGTCTCGTTCGTCACCGGCGTGTGGTTCATCCTGCAACCCTTCGTGCTGTCCCTGACGGGCAACGAGGGCGAGGTATGGACGAGCGTGATCCTCGGCATCGTCACCGCGGTCCTGAACCTGTGGACGATGTGGGAAGGGGAGAAAGAGCACCCGACCCAGAGCGCGGGGGGCAAGGCATCGGCGTAACACAGCGTGTGTTGGGATGCATGGCACGGGGCGGCCAAGGCCGCCCCTTTTGGTTTGTTTCAGGATGCCGGCGGCGGGATCGCCAAGGCGGTGAGAGATTCCAGGCGCGAGAGGTTGACGCTCGTTTATCCGGGTGGTATATTACCTTTTGTCCGGCGCAGCCGACGGAATGTAGCTCAGGTGGTAGAGCGCACGGTTCGGGACCGTGAGGCCGCAGGTTCGAGTCCTGTCATTCCGACCAGCCGTGAGAACACCCGCTTCCAGACGGAGGCGGGTGTCTTGATTTATACGAGAATGCAAGGGGGAATTCGCTTGGACGCGGTGCAGTGGGTGTTGTGGGGGATGGTGCTGCTGCAACTGGCGCTGTGGGTTCGCCTGTCACGCCGGGCGGATGGCGGGCGGGACCAACAGCGACAGCAGGAAGCGCTGCGAATGGAGATGGTGTCGGCGTTGGACCGGGCGATCGCGGGGGTGCGCCAGGAGTTCAGCCAACAGGCGAAGCTGTTGCGCGAGGAGCTGGCGGGTCAGCTGCAGCGGACGGCGGACGCCATTCAGGCGGGGTTTGTCCGCATGACGAGCCAAGTCAACGAGGGGACGGCCTACCAGATGCAGCGGTTGGGGGAACAGCAGCGGGTGTTGCTGGAGGCGTTCGCGGGCCAGTTGAAACACCTGACGGACGCCAACGAGCAGCGGTTGGAGGCGGTGCGGCGAGTGGTGGACGATCGCCTGCGCCAACTGCAGGAGGACAACGCCCGGCAGATGGAGCGGATGCGGCAGACGGTGGACGAAAAGCTGCACGCGACCTTGGAGCAGCGGTTGGCGGCGTCCTTCCGGCAGGTGAGCGACCGTCTGGAGGCGGTCCATAAGGGCCTCGGTGAGATGCAGTCGCTGGCGGCCAACGTCGGCGACCTGAAGCGGGTGCTGACGAACGTCAAAGCGCGCGGGACGTTCGGCGAGGTCCAGCTGGAGATGCTTCTGCAGCAGCTGTTGTCCCCGGAGCAGTATGAGAAGAATGTGGCGGTGCGCGCGGGATCGAATGAGCGGGTCGAGTTCGCCATCCGACTGCCGGGCCAGGGGGACGAAGGCGAGGTGGTGTACCTGCCCATCGACTGCAAGTTTCCAATGGAGGACTACCAGAGGATGCTCGACGCGCAGGACGCAGGGGACGCGGCGGCATTTCAGGAGGCGGCCCGGGCGTTGCAGCAGCGGATCCGGGCGGAAGCGCGATCGATCCACGACAAATACATCCACCCGCCGTACACGACGGACTTCGCGATCCTGTATCTGCCGACGGAAGGGCTGTTCGCGGAGGTGCTGCGCCAGTCGGGCATGATGGAGGCGGTGCAGCGCGAGTTCCGCGTGGTGATGGCGGGGCCGACGACGCTGACGGCTTTGCTCAACAGCCTGCAGATGGGCTTTCGGACGCTGGCGATCCAGAAGCGTTCCAGCGAGGTGTGGGAGCTGCTGGGGGCCATCAAGACGCAGTTCGGGGCGTTTGGCGAGCTGTTGCAGAAGACGCAGAAGAAGCTGCAGGAGGCGAGCCACTCCATCGAGACGGCGACGCGCCGCACGCGGACGATCGAGCGGCGGCTGCAGCGGGTGCAGGAGCTGCCGGTGGATCGGGCGGCGGAGCTGTTGCCGCCGGAGGCGGAGGAGACGGGCGCGCAGGAGGCGTAGGAGAGGCGGGCGCGCAGGAGGCATTAGAGAGGTGGGGGCCGGGGCCGCGGCGGTTGCCGCGGCTTTGCGGCTTTGCACGGGCCCGGGCTGTGGTGTAGGGGCTGTGGCGTTGGGGCTGTGGCGTTGGGGCTGTGGCGTTGGGGCTGTGGCGTTGGGTGGTGTGCACCGCCGCGATGGGTTTTCTGGAAACTGCCAAATCTCCCTGGGTGTCATCGACCGCTCCTGGCGTTCGTGGTATGGAAGGGGATAACGGTGTCACGTACAGGTGAGACCGTGCAGACCTGCCGCGAGGAGCTCCGGATGGGGGCGTGTGTGGACGGCTTCCGGAGGCTTCGGCGGTGTGGGGAGGGGGAGCGCGACCGTGGGATCGAATATCGACTTCGCCACAGCCTACAAAAGATTTGTGGAGGCGCACTTGCG includes the following:
- a CDS encoding DUF2512 family protein; this encodes MPVHHPARLSWPRLIRVSLWNAAAKLVFYALVLSVASALWPDLYPSWVPAACTVLVLTAIGVIGDATLVARFGNVPPLVLGFFGMTAILWGLARLWPAAHMTLDRACAIALALGAVEFFLHRYVLEALYGPHRESS
- a CDS encoding spore coat protein → MPLMTHEACELNELLMSCVNSINCMGLFLSQVKCQELKGILQKHMAAHIQDYNMKVEWATRQTSQQKLAVPPMPPATAGGAHHLAQPVTPNPQMTALDDRSIATSYLLTLKRAGRDYAWAAMECTDPQLRTFLEDAFRMCCRHAFEVSQYMIKKGYYPTEQASATYMQRIGQAYAPVRELTGVH
- a CDS encoding SPW repeat protein, producing MKWRNGLNAIIGVWFIIAPWVLGFADVSGAVWTSVVFGAIQVIASVWAAYVNRPNWRVWQNWVSFVTGVWFILQPFVLSLTGNEGEVWTSVILGIVTAVLNLWTMWEGEKEHPTQSAGGKASA
- the rmuC gene encoding DNA recombination protein RmuC, which translates into the protein MQWVLWGMVLLQLALWVRLSRRADGGRDQQRQQEALRMEMVSALDRAIAGVRQEFSQQAKLLREELAGQLQRTADAIQAGFVRMTSQVNEGTAYQMQRLGEQQRVLLEAFAGQLKHLTDANEQRLEAVRRVVDDRLRQLQEDNARQMERMRQTVDEKLHATLEQRLAASFRQVSDRLEAVHKGLGEMQSLAANVGDLKRVLTNVKARGTFGEVQLEMLLQQLLSPEQYEKNVAVRAGSNERVEFAIRLPGQGDEGEVVYLPIDCKFPMEDYQRMLDAQDAGDAAAFQEAARALQQRIRAEARSIHDKYIHPPYTTDFAILYLPTEGLFAEVLRQSGMMEAVQREFRVVMAGPTTLTALLNSLQMGFRTLAIQKRSSEVWELLGAIKTQFGAFGELLQKTQKKLQEASHSIETATRRTRTIERRLQRVQELPVDRAAELLPPEAEETGAQEA